The following DNA comes from Helicobacter sp. MIT 21-1697.
GGTATTTTGAAAATAAAATAGGAAAAGATTATGGCTACTTTTTTGCAAAAGTCAAACATATTCTTGAAAATGATGATATGACATTGGCTAATCTTGAAGGACCACTTACTACATATAGTGGTGATAGATTGATTAAACCTTTTGCTTTTAAAGGCGATCCAAGTTATGTGAAGATTCTAAAAAAAGGAAGTGTAGAAGCTGTAAATATTGCAAATAATCACACACGTGATTATGGGATAAAAGGATTTGAAGATACACAAACACATCTAAAAAATGCACAGATTTTTTACAGCGGTGAGGGGATTTTAAGTATTTATGAAATCAAGGGTAAAAAAATCGGTATGGCAGGACATCGCGGTTGGAGTGTAGCTGTTAAAAAGCAAGTGAAAGAAGAGATTGCAGCATTGCGTCAAAAAGGTGCAGATATTGTGATTTTTACATTTCATTGGGGCGAAGAGCGGGAGCATTATCCTAATGCAACACAAAAAGAAATAGGCAGATTTGCCATTGATAATGGCGCAGATATTGTGATTGGACATCATCCGCACGTATTGCAGGGCATAGAAGAATATAAGGGTAAA
Coding sequences within:
- a CDS encoding CapA family protein; translation: MCIWRHILICGALLMALSGCFGGKMAQIETTTPSKQSNILTLSFVGDNVLGDYYGSNGETLNWYFENKIGKDYGYFFAKVKHILENDDMTLANLEGPLTTYSGDRLIKPFAFKGDPSYVKILKKGSVEAVNIANNHTRDYGIKGFEDTQTHLKNAQIFYSGEGILSIYEIKGKKIGMAGHRGWSVAVKKQVKEEIAALRQKGADIVIFTFHWGEEREHYPNATQKEIGRFAIDNGADIVIGHHPHVLQGIEEYKGKKIIYSLGNFVYGGAKNPADKDSIIYQVRFVFNTSPSQLDAMSKDLIFIENKKVRQIGKMPQWSELHSFIPVRISGATSYNNYQPVVAQGEDKERIIKRMNTYSASLSQ